Proteins found in one Planctomycetes bacterium MalM25 genomic segment:
- the smc_4 gene encoding Chromosome partition protein Smc has translation MIRTLPHTIAIVLVTLASPGALAKVTFEEHVKPILREQCAGCHNQDSAASGLALDGFGATLEGGAGGEVVVPGDPDASRLWRLVNHDEEPVMPPGADKLPEKQLAVIREWIEGGLLKDAGSKPMASKRAAIAAVDPASLGKPQGEPAMPAGWFREPVLTAPAVGPIDSLAASPWAPLVATPWQRQVSLYHTATHELLGVIPYLDGAPRVVRFSRDGSLLLVAGGRDAATGSAALFDVKSGARLATVGDELDAVLAADLSADNTLVALGGPNKKVRVYRVADGEVAYTCAKHTDWITTLAFSPDGKQLATGDRASGLRLWDAAEGYERNDLRGHKGAITAIAWRRDGGLLASASEDGSVRLWNPEGKQIKSINAHGGGGLSVAFAADGRFVTAGRDRKVKVWKPDGGHLADVATMPDLALAAVFTHDGAQVIASDWTGGVRAIDIEKKETVAPLAPNPPRLAQRLAEAASLVDSSEKSLTESQAKLDETLAALEAGRARHAEHDKKVADAQLAATDAAKVAGESAKSVAQRGKGLKSASEALAKAKQAFVAAREAVNGDQVKTTDAEEAERLANALDAAREKRNAAREAVAAAKELVAADQKAAAESNKQKRDAEALLAKVVNQSAGLPDLEQLEAGVSALQTQLVKKKAKIASAQEEHDAINAEISAFTQAAERLAGEAEAARQERDHLAQEAEQAASQHATRTEASQRVTETVDRLREQIATLRQELSDLREEQKGAHSALTESQEGLEASQAAVADAQRRAQLAESLLEDLRAADAWREEHPPAD, from the coding sequence ATGATCCGCACCCTACCTCACACGATTGCGATCGTCCTCGTCACGCTGGCGTCACCAGGCGCTCTGGCGAAGGTGACGTTCGAAGAGCACGTGAAGCCGATCCTCCGCGAGCAGTGCGCCGGGTGCCACAACCAGGACAGCGCGGCGAGCGGGCTGGCGCTCGACGGGTTCGGCGCCACGCTCGAAGGGGGCGCCGGCGGGGAGGTCGTCGTGCCGGGGGACCCGGACGCGTCGCGGCTGTGGCGCCTCGTCAACCACGACGAGGAGCCGGTCATGCCGCCCGGCGCCGACAAGCTGCCCGAGAAGCAGCTCGCCGTCATCCGCGAATGGATCGAGGGAGGCCTGCTCAAAGACGCCGGCTCGAAGCCGATGGCTTCGAAGCGGGCGGCGATCGCGGCGGTCGACCCCGCTTCGCTCGGCAAGCCGCAGGGCGAGCCCGCGATGCCGGCCGGGTGGTTCCGCGAGCCGGTGCTGACCGCGCCGGCGGTCGGGCCGATCGATTCGCTCGCCGCCAGCCCCTGGGCGCCCCTCGTGGCGACGCCCTGGCAGCGGCAAGTTTCGCTCTACCACACGGCGACTCACGAGCTGCTGGGCGTGATCCCGTACCTGGACGGCGCGCCACGCGTTGTCCGTTTCAGCCGCGACGGGTCGCTCCTGCTGGTCGCCGGCGGGCGTGACGCGGCGACGGGCTCGGCCGCGTTGTTCGACGTGAAGAGTGGCGCCCGCCTCGCCACGGTGGGCGACGAACTCGACGCGGTGCTCGCCGCGGACCTCAGCGCGGACAACACGCTGGTCGCGCTCGGCGGGCCGAACAAGAAGGTGCGTGTCTACCGCGTCGCCGATGGTGAAGTCGCCTACACCTGCGCGAAACACACCGACTGGATCACCACGCTCGCCTTCAGCCCGGACGGCAAGCAGTTGGCGACCGGCGATCGGGCGTCGGGCCTGCGGCTGTGGGACGCGGCCGAGGGCTACGAGAGGAACGACCTCCGCGGGCACAAAGGAGCCATCACCGCGATCGCCTGGCGACGCGACGGCGGCCTGCTCGCCTCGGCGAGCGAGGACGGCTCGGTCCGGCTCTGGAACCCGGAAGGCAAGCAGATCAAGTCGATCAACGCGCACGGCGGGGGCGGCCTGTCGGTCGCCTTCGCGGCGGACGGACGCTTTGTGACCGCGGGGCGGGACCGGAAGGTCAAGGTTTGGAAACCGGACGGCGGCCACCTGGCCGATGTGGCGACCATGCCCGATCTCGCGTTGGCGGCCGTCTTCACGCACGACGGCGCCCAGGTCATTGCCAGCGACTGGACGGGCGGCGTGCGGGCGATCGACATCGAGAAGAAGGAGACGGTCGCCCCGCTCGCGCCGAACCCTCCCCGCCTCGCCCAACGGCTCGCGGAAGCGGCCTCACTGGTCGACTCTAGCGAGAAGTCGTTGACCGAGTCGCAGGCGAAGCTCGATGAGACGCTCGCCGCCCTCGAGGCGGGACGTGCCCGCCACGCCGAGCACGATAAGAAGGTCGCCGACGCCCAGCTTGCCGCGACGGACGCCGCGAAGGTGGCCGGCGAGTCAGCAAAGTCGGTCGCCCAACGCGGCAAGGGGCTTAAGTCGGCCAGTGAAGCCTTGGCCAAGGCCAAGCAGGCGTTCGTCGCCGCCCGCGAGGCGGTCAATGGCGATCAAGTGAAGACGACCGACGCCGAGGAGGCCGAGCGTCTTGCGAACGCGCTCGACGCGGCCCGCGAGAAGCGCAACGCGGCTCGCGAGGCGGTCGCCGCCGCCAAGGAACTAGTCGCCGCCGACCAGAAGGCCGCGGCCGAATCGAACAAGCAGAAACGCGACGCGGAGGCGTTGCTCGCAAAGGTTGTGAATCAGTCCGCCGGCCTGCCCGATCTCGAGCAGCTAGAAGCCGGCGTGAGTGCTCTTCAAACGCAGCTCGTGAAGAAGAAGGCCAAGATCGCATCCGCCCAAGAAGAGCACGACGCGATCAACGCGGAGATCAGCGCTTTCACCCAAGCCGCGGAGAGGCTGGCGGGCGAAGCCGAGGCGGCCCGCCAAGAGCGGGATCATCTTGCGCAGGAGGCCGAGCAGGCCGCCTCGCAGCACGCTACGCGGACCGAGGCCTCGCAACGGGTGACGGAAACGGTCGATCGGCTCCGCGAGCAGATCGCTACGCTCCGGCAAGAGCTCTCCGACCTGCGTGAGGAGCAGAAAGGGGCGCACTCGGCGCTCACCGAGTCGCAAGAGGGGCTCGAAGCGAGCCAGGCGGCGGTGGCCGACGCCCAGCGCCGCGCGCAGCTTGCCGAGTCGTTGCTCGAGGACCTGCGAGCCGCGGACGCGTGGCGCGAAGAGCACCCGCCCGCTGATTGA
- a CDS encoding putative subtilase-type serine protease precursor, producing the protein MSSLSKAGLACSLLGFALTASAYEARIDRLIPQGVQRGREVKVELAGVRLGLNPEEVLFYEPGVELVGVESVDKNKAAATLRIAEDCPLGRHALRLRTKTGLSNLVTLHVGALESFDEVEPNNTLDAAQAVPLDRTVHGVVKREDEDLYVVEIAEGERLSVEVEGLRLGRTFFDPMIELLDTAGALIASNDDRAAAHSDAFLSLLAPAGGKVYVRVRETAFRGDDRSNYLLHVGRFPRPTAVYPPVAVRGEPTELRWIGDATGDVVTTVTPPLDGTETFDAWCEDDRGVAPSSLPIRLVDTPPALEVEPNNKQSEATPMTAPGVAAGVVQEPGDYDHFRITAKKGQTFELRVLARRLRSSLDPVLRVYDAKGKRLAGNDDDQAFPDSYVRFKAPADGDYVLQVEDNLHRGDAEKVYALVVEPIQPLVDIKMEERRRYEATRLEVPRGGRAAALLTVTRRNVGGELRIDFEGLPPGVTVEAPPLAGDYNRVPVLLSATAETPHAAALATLVASRTESESPEPQTTRFRQQTWHARGRNNRPVWSHFAERAPVAVTDELPFSIDLQAPKAPICRNGSLDLKVTAQRGDGFDKPIGVKLLYHSPGVSSNRSRSITKGKLEATIPVTANGKARTGDWPIVVVGETNLDGRVYTATRFVTLTVAEPYFDVSVPTLTAKQGEAAELEVKLSPRTPFEGAAKLDLVGLPPGVTAEPLQIEADAESARFALTIAEDAKPGRHRGVGCQVQLTVEGEPVTYRQGYAELRIDPKRKDRTAARGAAEGGVKK; encoded by the coding sequence GTGTCCTCCTTATCGAAAGCTGGCTTAGCTTGCTCGTTGTTGGGGTTCGCGCTGACGGCTAGCGCTTACGAGGCCCGCATCGATCGCCTGATCCCGCAGGGCGTGCAGCGCGGCCGCGAGGTGAAGGTCGAGCTGGCCGGGGTGCGACTCGGGTTGAACCCCGAAGAGGTCCTCTTCTACGAGCCGGGCGTGGAACTGGTCGGCGTGGAGTCGGTCGATAAGAACAAGGCGGCCGCCACGCTCCGCATCGCCGAGGACTGCCCGCTTGGCCGCCACGCGTTGCGGCTCCGCACGAAGACCGGCTTGAGCAACCTGGTGACGCTGCACGTCGGCGCGCTCGAGTCGTTCGATGAAGTCGAGCCGAACAACACGCTCGACGCGGCCCAAGCCGTGCCGCTCGATCGGACGGTCCACGGCGTGGTGAAACGCGAGGACGAGGACCTCTACGTGGTCGAGATCGCCGAGGGCGAACGCCTGTCGGTTGAGGTCGAGGGTCTGCGGCTCGGGCGGACGTTCTTCGACCCCATGATCGAGTTGCTCGATACCGCCGGCGCGCTGATCGCCTCGAACGACGACCGCGCGGCGGCCCATTCGGACGCTTTCCTGTCGCTGCTCGCCCCCGCGGGCGGCAAGGTCTACGTCCGCGTCCGCGAGACCGCCTTCCGCGGCGACGATCGCTCGAACTACCTGCTGCACGTCGGACGGTTCCCCCGCCCGACGGCCGTCTACCCGCCGGTCGCCGTGCGGGGCGAGCCGACCGAGCTGCGCTGGATCGGCGACGCGACGGGCGATGTTGTCACCACGGTGACTCCGCCGCTGGATGGCACGGAGACCTTCGACGCCTGGTGCGAAGACGACCGCGGCGTCGCGCCCTCATCGCTGCCGATCCGTCTGGTCGATACGCCGCCCGCCCTCGAAGTCGAACCAAACAACAAGCAGAGCGAGGCGACCCCGATGACTGCGCCCGGCGTGGCGGCGGGCGTCGTCCAGGAGCCGGGCGACTACGACCACTTCCGCATCACCGCGAAGAAGGGGCAGACCTTCGAGCTGCGCGTCTTGGCCCGGCGGCTGCGGTCCTCGCTCGACCCCGTGCTGCGGGTCTACGACGCCAAAGGCAAACGCCTCGCCGGCAACGACGACGACCAGGCCTTCCCCGACAGCTACGTCCGCTTCAAAGCCCCCGCCGACGGCGACTACGTGCTGCAGGTCGAGGACAACCTGCACCGGGGCGACGCCGAGAAGGTCTACGCCCTCGTGGTCGAGCCGATCCAGCCGCTGGTCGATATCAAAATGGAAGAGCGCCGCCGCTACGAGGCGACCCGGTTGGAAGTCCCGCGCGGCGGCCGGGCGGCCGCGTTGCTGACGGTCACCCGGCGCAACGTGGGGGGGGAGCTGCGGATCGACTTCGAAGGCCTGCCGCCGGGCGTGACGGTCGAGGCGCCGCCGCTCGCGGGCGACTACAACCGGGTGCCCGTGCTACTCAGCGCCACAGCCGAAACTCCGCACGCCGCAGCATTGGCGACGCTCGTCGCTTCGCGCACCGAGTCGGAGAGCCCCGAGCCGCAGACGACCCGCTTCCGCCAGCAGACGTGGCACGCGCGCGGCCGGAACAACCGGCCCGTGTGGAGCCACTTCGCGGAGCGCGCGCCGGTGGCGGTGACCGACGAGCTCCCCTTCTCGATCGACCTGCAAGCGCCGAAGGCGCCGATCTGCCGGAACGGCTCGCTGGACCTGAAGGTGACCGCGCAGCGCGGCGACGGCTTCGATAAGCCGATCGGGGTGAAGTTGCTCTACCACTCTCCCGGCGTGTCGTCGAACCGCTCGCGATCGATCACCAAGGGGAAGCTCGAAGCGACCATCCCGGTCACCGCGAACGGCAAGGCCCGCACGGGCGATTGGCCGATCGTCGTTGTCGGCGAGACGAACCTCGACGGGCGCGTTTACACGGCGACCCGGTTCGTGACACTCACCGTCGCCGAGCCGTACTTCGACGTGAGCGTGCCGACGCTCACCGCCAAGCAGGGCGAGGCGGCGGAGCTCGAAGTGAAACTCTCGCCACGCACGCCCTTCGAGGGCGCCGCGAAGCTCGATTTGGTCGGATTGCCACCGGGGGTCACGGCCGAGCCGCTCCAGATTGAGGCGGACGCGGAGTCAGCGCGGTTCGCGCTGACGATCGCCGAGGACGCGAAGCCGGGCCGCCACCGGGGGGTCGGCTGCCAGGTGCAGCTGACGGTCGAGGGCGAGCCGGTCACCTACCGCCAAGGCTACGCCGAGCTGCGGATCGACCCAAAACGGAAGGACCGAACCGCGGCCCGCGGCGCCGCCGAGGGAGGCGTCAAGAAATGA
- a CDS encoding Sulfatase, producing the protein MFLSDPRKVGRRRFLATGALAGLGLHLGDFFALRSAQAASNAFTPPPVRAKSVIHIYLTGGMAAQESWDPKPDAPIEYRGELGSVGTKLPGVRFSELLRKTAGIADKLTVVRSLTHGEAAHERGQHNMMTGYRPSPALLYPSLGSVVSHEYGPRKNLPPYISIPGEVTEFGGSGYLSSAYAPFSVGGDPANAKFAVRDLNLSADVSDERYHRRLAALETINKRFTERAESDAVSAMDTFYQRAYDLIGSEHAREAFNLQKEPGKVRDRYGRNAAGQRLLLARRLVESGARFVTLTYGGWDHHQQITQNMRRLVPALDQGFSTLINDLDERGLLDDTLVMVSSEFGRTPKINADAGRDHWSKVFSVALAGGGIKRGAVVGSSDATANEPAETPISPEDLAATVFHQLGIAPEKELMAPGDRPIEIVKGGRVREELLA; encoded by the coding sequence ATGTTCCTCAGCGATCCGCGGAAGGTCGGTCGCCGCCGCTTCTTGGCGACCGGCGCCCTCGCCGGACTCGGCCTGCACCTGGGCGACTTCTTTGCGCTGCGATCGGCGCAAGCCGCGTCGAACGCGTTCACTCCCCCACCGGTGCGGGCGAAGAGCGTCATCCACATCTACCTGACGGGCGGGATGGCGGCCCAGGAATCATGGGACCCGAAGCCCGACGCCCCGATCGAGTACCGCGGCGAGCTCGGCTCGGTCGGCACGAAACTGCCGGGCGTGCGGTTCAGCGAGCTGCTCCGTAAGACGGCCGGCATTGCCGATAAGCTGACGGTTGTCCGTTCGCTTACGCACGGCGAAGCGGCCCACGAGCGCGGCCAGCACAACATGATGACGGGCTACCGTCCGAGCCCCGCCCTGCTCTACCCCAGTCTGGGCAGCGTGGTGAGCCACGAGTACGGACCCCGTAAGAACCTGCCGCCGTACATTTCGATCCCCGGCGAGGTGACCGAGTTTGGCGGTTCGGGCTATCTCAGCTCGGCGTACGCGCCGTTCAGCGTGGGGGGCGACCCGGCGAACGCCAAGTTCGCCGTCCGCGACCTCAACCTGTCCGCCGACGTCAGCGACGAGCGCTACCACCGCCGCCTCGCCGCGCTCGAGACCATCAACAAGCGGTTCACCGAGCGGGCCGAGTCGGACGCCGTCTCGGCGATGGACACCTTCTACCAACGGGCCTACGACCTGATCGGTTCGGAGCACGCCCGCGAGGCATTCAACCTGCAGAAGGAGCCGGGCAAGGTCCGCGATCGCTACGGCCGCAACGCCGCGGGTCAGCGGCTGCTGCTGGCGCGTCGGCTGGTGGAGTCGGGCGCGCGGTTCGTGACCCTCACTTATGGCGGGTGGGACCACCACCAGCAGATCACCCAGAACATGCGACGCTTGGTCCCGGCGCTCGACCAAGGCTTCTCGACCCTGATCAACGACCTCGACGAGCGCGGCTTGCTCGACGACACGCTCGTGATGGTTTCCTCCGAGTTCGGCCGCACGCCCAAGATCAACGCCGACGCGGGACGCGACCACTGGTCGAAGGTGTTCAGCGTCGCCCTCGCCGGCGGGGGCATCAAGCGGGGCGCGGTGGTCGGCTCGTCCGACGCGACCGCCAACGAACCCGCAGAGACCCCGATCTCCCCCGAGGACCTGGCGGCGACGGTGTTCCACCAGCTCGGCATCGCCCCCGAGAAGGAGCTCATGGCGCCGGGCGACCGACCGATCGAGATCGTCAAGGGTGGCCGCGTCCGCGAAGAGTTGCTCGCCTAG